A region from the Colwellia sp. PAMC 21821 genome encodes:
- the tatC gene encoding twin-arginine translocase subunit TatC, with the protein MSSAAKQNYTLFDHLLELRTRLLHAVLGVLVVFCSLIYFAQDIYQYVAQPLLAVMPEGTQMIATDVASPFFTPFKLTIVLSIFIAMPYILYQLWSFIAPGLYKNEKRLIAPLMFGSTLLFYGGIAFAYYVVFPVAFAFFSSVAPEGVTIATDISSYLDFVLKLFFAFGAAFEIPIAIILLCWTGVTSPDSLRAKRPYIVVGAFVVGMMLTPPDIISQTMLAVPMLLLFELGIIIASFYYKENDDEETAPKEEQ; encoded by the coding sequence ATGAGTTCAGCCGCTAAGCAAAACTACACATTATTTGATCATTTATTAGAGCTCAGAACACGGTTATTACATGCAGTGTTAGGTGTGTTAGTTGTTTTTTGTTCGTTGATTTACTTTGCACAAGATATTTACCAATATGTTGCGCAACCACTTTTGGCTGTTATGCCTGAAGGGACACAAATGATCGCTACCGATGTAGCGTCACCCTTTTTTACGCCTTTTAAACTCACCATTGTCTTATCTATATTTATTGCTATGCCCTATATTTTGTATCAACTGTGGTCGTTTATTGCACCTGGTTTGTATAAAAATGAAAAACGTTTAATTGCACCGCTAATGTTTGGTAGTACGTTATTGTTTTATGGTGGAATTGCATTTGCGTACTATGTGGTATTTCCGGTTGCTTTCGCATTCTTTTCATCTGTAGCGCCAGAAGGCGTTACCATTGCAACTGACATTAGTAGTTATCTTGATTTCGTTTTAAAGCTCTTTTTTGCCTTCGGTGCGGCGTTTGAAATACCTATTGCGATTATATTGCTATGCTGGACCGGCGTGACAAGCCCTGATAGTTTACGTGCTAAGCGACCTTATATAGTGGTTGGCGCATTTGTTGTTGGTATGATGTTAACGCCACCCGATATTATTTCTCAAACCATGTTAGCTGTGCCTATGCTGTTATTATTTGAGCTAGGTATTATTATCGCTTCATTTTATTATAAAGAAAATGATGATGAAGAAACTGCACCAAAGGAAGAGCAATAA
- the tatB gene encoding Sec-independent protein translocase protein TatB → MFDIGFWELLLIAIIGLVVLGPERLPVAIRTVRGWITSMRSFSEGVKNELTEELRIQELHANLKKAEQSGMKDLSPEIEASVKSLKEAAEMVNNPYQTADQSISSSEKIEPPIDNKDEKQIK, encoded by the coding sequence ATGTTTGATATAGGCTTTTGGGAACTACTATTGATCGCTATTATTGGCTTAGTCGTATTAGGGCCCGAGCGATTGCCCGTTGCAATTCGTACTGTACGTGGCTGGATAACCAGTATGCGCAGCTTTAGTGAGGGCGTTAAAAACGAACTTACTGAAGAACTGCGTATTCAAGAGTTGCACGCTAATTTAAAGAAAGCTGAACAATCAGGCATGAAAGATCTGTCGCCAGAAATTGAAGCTTCAGTGAAATCGCTTAAAGAAGCAGCCGAAATGGTAAATAACCCTTATCAAACAGCCGATCAATCAATCAGTTCTTCTGAGAAAATTGAACCGCCAATTGATAATAAAGATGAAAAGCAAATTAAATGA
- the tatA gene encoding Sec-independent protein translocase subunit TatA, whose protein sequence is MGGISIWQLLIIAVIVVLLFGTKKLRNLGTDLGSAIKGFKGAVSDEPAKKDEATEENSAHNDSLGDKTAEKSNTAEKEKDKV, encoded by the coding sequence ATGGGCGGTATAAGTATTTGGCAATTATTAATTATTGCAGTGATTGTTGTGTTGTTATTTGGGACTAAGAAATTACGTAATTTAGGTACTGACTTAGGTTCCGCAATCAAAGGTTTTAAAGGCGCTGTATCTGATGAGCCGGCAAAAAAAGATGAAGCTACAGAAGAAAATTCAGCTCATAATGACAGTTTAGGTGATAAAACAGCAGAAAAGAGCAATACGGCTGAAAAAGAAAAAGATAAAGTCTAA
- a CDS encoding EAL domain-containing protein produces MGSRATETSQAIRQLPKLKSLLKKYRQLKTMQSGLLQLSELASSVTDMDAFYCALKPVIKTLFATDSFHIALLNPSDELQLAYGQNLGEVASHQSVDLSNWRKSLTGIVLLSQKMAHYSARKIMQLAEADEIFLSDPACIDWLGVPLKRGEQVVGVIALQSFDVKLSFAKSDSEILVLIAEQLMKAIDRVRNRELLESKISQRTVKLTEANQQLQRESAERQLAVKAHQVLLNISELTAKSQAIDKFYQALHHEVTKLLPAENFYIALLSDDKSELEFPYYCDEKLAQPETHALSDGLSEMTIKAGKPILLRDSMVYTLEAQGDVTQCAFTKHYPEHELPRAWLAAPLTDHGEVFGVIAIQHYQDENAYQTKDLELMRFVSHHIAIEILRQKVQLQALQSHEALEKIINKRTQELQATNLNLRMQIEERRKAEARLYHEAHHDALTQLPNRAMFSDRLTYAMRHLKRHPNHRFAVLFIDLDRFKMINDTLGHHAGDQFLIEISHRLRDCVRDNDILARLGGDEFVVLLDSLQSPDDIEEIASRIITSIAQPFELDGHTLYSNASIGIAQSRITYKDANEILRDADAAMYQAKSLGRGRYVFFDDSMREKIIASMTLEQELRQAIKSKQFELHYQKISDLTSTKTLGFEVLLRWQHPTKGLLTPSEFLFMAEETGMILDIETWVIEEVCLQLKLWKKSKEYENAYIGVNLSGRHLIQANQLTKLMGLISVNTVEPERLILEFNESAFARHTELALKGLRKLKEFGVKLALDDYGVGLSSFNFLHNYPFEFIKLDRSFIRTLNNNDKNLSLVKALHELGTKFGYRLVAEGIESEAMLQKLQTVGCEFGQGYHISRPAKIVQAKSISNVVAMHRA; encoded by the coding sequence CAGAATTAGCCAGTTCAGTTACCGATATGGATGCGTTTTATTGTGCCCTAAAACCCGTCATCAAAACTTTATTTGCAACTGATAGCTTTCATATCGCACTATTAAATCCATCTGACGAATTACAATTAGCCTATGGCCAAAACCTGGGTGAAGTCGCGAGTCATCAGTCGGTTGATTTATCAAACTGGCGCAAAAGTTTAACCGGTATAGTCTTACTCAGCCAAAAAATGGCACATTATTCGGCCCGTAAAATAATGCAGCTTGCTGAAGCCGATGAGATATTTTTATCTGACCCAGCATGTATAGATTGGTTGGGCGTACCGTTAAAGCGAGGCGAACAGGTTGTTGGTGTTATTGCCTTGCAAAGTTTCGATGTAAAGCTGAGTTTTGCTAAAAGTGACAGTGAAATTTTAGTCTTAATAGCTGAGCAATTAATGAAGGCAATCGATCGTGTTCGTAATAGAGAGTTATTAGAATCTAAGATTAGTCAGCGGACAGTTAAATTAACCGAAGCCAACCAACAATTACAGCGTGAAAGTGCTGAAAGGCAGCTAGCGGTTAAGGCCCATCAAGTATTACTTAATATTTCTGAGTTAACAGCAAAATCCCAAGCAATAGATAAGTTTTATCAAGCGCTGCACCATGAAGTAACTAAATTACTGCCTGCAGAAAACTTTTATATTGCCTTGTTATCTGATGATAAAAGCGAATTAGAGTTTCCATATTATTGTGATGAAAAACTAGCACAACCGGAAACACATGCGCTTAGCGACGGCTTATCGGAAATGACCATAAAAGCCGGTAAACCAATACTGTTACGCGATAGCATGGTTTACACGTTAGAGGCACAAGGCGACGTTACACAATGCGCCTTTACTAAACATTATCCTGAGCATGAATTACCGCGGGCTTGGCTCGCTGCGCCGCTCACTGACCATGGTGAAGTTTTTGGTGTTATTGCTATTCAGCATTACCAAGATGAAAATGCTTACCAGACTAAAGATCTCGAACTTATGCGCTTTGTTAGCCATCATATAGCGATCGAGATTTTACGACAAAAAGTGCAACTTCAAGCGTTACAAAGCCATGAGGCACTGGAAAAAATAATAAATAAACGCACTCAAGAGCTCCAAGCGACCAATCTTAATTTACGTATGCAAATTGAAGAACGTCGAAAAGCAGAAGCACGTTTATATCATGAAGCTCATCATGATGCTTTAACCCAGCTACCTAATAGAGCTATGTTTTCAGACCGTTTAACTTACGCTATGCGGCATTTAAAGCGCCATCCTAACCATAGATTTGCGGTATTATTTATTGATTTAGATCGTTTTAAAATGATTAATGATACGTTAGGCCATCATGCGGGTGATCAATTCTTAATTGAAATATCGCACCGCCTGCGCGATTGCGTTCGTGATAATGATATTTTAGCCCGACTAGGTGGAGATGAGTTTGTCGTGTTACTCGACTCATTACAGTCACCTGACGATATTGAAGAAATAGCGTCTCGTATCATTACATCTATTGCACAACCCTTTGAGCTAGATGGTCATACCTTGTATTCAAATGCCAGTATTGGTATTGCTCAAAGTCGTATTACTTATAAAGATGCTAATGAAATACTGCGCGATGCTGATGCGGCCATGTATCAAGCAAAAAGTTTAGGACGCGGGCGATATGTTTTCTTTGATGATAGTATGCGGGAAAAAATCATTGCTAGTATGACGCTTGAACAAGAATTAAGACAAGCCATTAAAAGCAAACAGTTTGAATTACACTATCAAAAAATTTCAGATTTAACCTCCACTAAAACCCTAGGCTTTGAAGTGCTTTTACGTTGGCAGCATCCAACTAAAGGGCTATTAACACCAAGCGAGTTTCTTTTTATGGCAGAAGAAACCGGTATGATTTTGGATATAGAAACCTGGGTAATTGAAGAAGTTTGTTTACAATTAAAACTCTGGAAAAAATCCAAAGAATATGAAAACGCTTATATAGGCGTCAACCTATCAGGACGGCATTTAATTCAAGCTAATCAATTAACTAAATTGATGGGATTGATCAGTGTTAACACAGTTGAGCCTGAGCGACTTATTCTGGAATTTAATGAATCAGCTTTTGCTCGACATACTGAGTTAGCACTTAAAGGCTTACGTAAATTGAAAGAATTTGGCGTTAAACTCGCTCTAGATGATTACGGAGTCGGCTTATCGTCTTTTAATTTCTTACATAACTACCCGTTTGAATTTATTAAACTCGATCGTAGTTTTATTCGCACTTTAAATAACAATGATAAAAATCTATCTTTGGTAAAAGCTTTGCATGAATTGGGGACAAAATTTGGCTATAGATTAGTCGCCGAAGGTATTGAGTCTGAAGCCATGCTGCAGAAGCTACAAACTGTCGGTTGTGAATTTGGTCAGGGTTACCATATTAGCCGGCCCGCAAAAATAGTCCAAGCTAAGAGCATAAGTAATGTTGTAGCAATGCATCGGGCTTAG